A genome region from Kogia breviceps isolate mKogBre1 chromosome 13, mKogBre1 haplotype 1, whole genome shotgun sequence includes the following:
- the LGSN gene encoding lengsin, with product MCFFEVNIDAIRMRDTRDEGNETKASRMSKLRKTRKEVTKLHIFSTEIGEVDIANSKERITNQMVCHKLEDTNKPVMGPGSAESHLPEDDKDSKDRTIVIKPLPLKTSASTPGGEFHPNSSYTDNNRDSTQIPTAPELSSRMKHIKQEMAQNHLQFVRFEATDLHGVSRSKSIPAQFFQEKVIHGVYMPRGYLELIPNPKDNEVDHIRATCFNSDIVLMPELSTFRVLPWAERTARVICDTFTVTGEPLLTSPRHIAKRQLSRLQDSGFSLFSAFIYDFCIFGVPEIINSKTISLPASALLNDHDQPFIQELVDGLYHTGANVESFSSSTRPGQMEICFLPEFGISSADNAFTFRTAVKEVARKYNYITSFFIETGFCNSGILSHSLWDVDGKKNMFCSSSGIEQLTITGRKWLAGLLRHSAALSCLMAPDASCRRRYFKESKDLKESVPTTWAYNDNSCAFNIKCHGEKGTRIENKLGSATANPYLVLAATVAAGLDGLQRNDGVLAAPEDSTDLHQSKLSEIPLKLEDALMALEEDQCLRQALGETFIRYFVAMKKYELESEETDAERNKFLEYFI from the exons ATGTGCTTTTTTGAAGTAAATATTGATGCAATTAGGATGAGG GACACCAGAGATGAAGGTAATGAGACTAAAGCCAGCAGGATgagtaaattaagaaaaacaagaaaggaagtCACTAAACTACATATTTTTTCAACTGAAATAGGAGAAGTGGATATAGCCAACTCAAAAG AAAGGATTACAAACCAAATGGTGTGTCACAAATTGGAGGATACCAACAAACCAGTCATGGGACCTGGCTCTGCTGAATCTCATTTGCCAGAAGATGACAAAGACTCCAAAGATCGGACAATAGTGATAAAGCCGTTGCCCCTCAAAACATCAGCTAGCACTCCTGGTGGTGAATTTCACCCAAACTCCAGCTATACTG ataacaaCAGAGACAGCACTCAAATTCCTACTGCACCTGAACTCTCCTCTAGAATGAAACACATTAAACAAGAGATGGCCCAAAATCACCTTCAGTTTGTGCGATTTGAAGCAACAGACCTCCATGGTGTGTCCAGGTCTAAGAGTATCCCTGCACAATTTTTCCAA GAAAAAGTGATCCATGGTGTTTACATGCCCCGAGGTTATCTTGAATTGATACCAAATCCTAAGGACAATGAAGTGGATCACATAAGAGCAACATGTTTTAATAGTGACATAGTCCTGATGCCAGAGCTATCGACCTTCAGAGTTTTGCCGTGGGCTGAGAGGACTGCAAGGGTGATCTGTGACACGTTCACTGTGACTGGCGAGCCtctgctgacttccccaaggcaCATCGCAAAGAGGCAGCTGAGCCGGCTGCAGGACTCTGGCTTCTCCCTGTTCTCTGCCTTCATCtatgatttttgcatttttggTGTACCTGAAATTATCAATTCAAAGACCATATCTCTTCCTGCTTCAGCATTGCTAAATGATCACGACCAGCCCTTCATCCAGGAACTCGTGGATGGTTTGTATCACACTGGGGCCAATGTTGAGAGCTTTTCCTCCTCTACCAGGCCTGGTCAGATGGAAATCTGCTTTCTGCCCGAATTCGGCATCAGTTCAGCTGATAATGCATTTACCTTTAGAACAGCTGTCAAAGAAGTGGCAAGGAAATATAATTACATCACCAGCTTTTTCATCGAGACTGGATTCTGCAATTCAGGAATTTTGTCTCATAGTCTCTGGGATGTCgatggaaagaaaaacatgttCTGTAGCAGTTCTGGAATTGAGCAGCTCACGATCACTGGGAGAAAATGGCTGGCGGGTCTCTTGAGGCACTCTGCTGCTCTCAGCTGCTTGATGGCTCCTGATGCTAGCTGCCGGAGGCGCTATTTCAAGGAgagtaaagacctgaaggagAGTGTGCCGACAACGTGGGCATACAATGATAACAGCTGTGCTTTTAATATCAAGTGCCatggtgagaaaggcaccagaaTAGAAAATAAACTGGGCTCAGCCACGGCAAACCCTTACCTGGTGCTGGCCGCCACTGTGGCTGCAGGCTTGGATGGACTTCAAAGAAACGATGGTGTTTTGGCTGCTCCAGAGGACAGCACAGACCTCCATCAGTCCAAACTTTCTGAGATCCCTTTGAAACTAGAAGATGCCCTCATGGCCCTGGAGGAAGATCAATGTCTGAGACAGGCTCTAGGGGAAACTTTTATTCGATATTTTGTGGCCATGAAGAAATATGAGTTGGAAAGTGAAGAAACAGATGCTGAgagaaataaattcttagaatattttatttag